A window of Cherax quadricarinatus isolate ZL_2023a unplaced genomic scaffold, ASM3850222v1 Contig3861, whole genome shotgun sequence contains these coding sequences:
- the LOC128699730 gene encoding hatching enzyme 1.2 has protein sequence MQTMLFSAAMLELVLLIANSGTRGAGELLDVVLQDEHDCGGPGMDHELDHNTTTFPVIPWPSPVIPLTISSVYSHDSREGIELGIRLLESYTCVKFVEPRLKRFRAMESYVEVSNGQGGCNARAGFNTTPGFVSYVHLHSPECIRRVGHVVHELMHVLGFYHEHQRHDRDKHIIVVYDNILPRHEFNFRKMYYQTFGLPYDAASVTHYGPRAFCKNCSRDTIEALPGEHNAHQMGQRLNLSKIDVARVNRLYDCTEMYLGDDLPGALPYHLWRMDKKNRPQSFENRYVHLNH, from the coding sequence ATGCAAACGATGTTATTTTCTGCAGCGATGCTGGAGTTAGTGTTGTTAATAGCGAACTCGGGGACAAGAGGAGCGGGGGAGCTACTTGATGTGGTGCTGCAGGATGAGCATGATTGTGGAGGACCAGGGATGGACCATGAGCttgaccacaacaccacaactttCCCCGTCATCCCTTGGCCCTCACCCGTCATCCCCCTGACTATCAGTAGCGTGTACAGCCACGACAGCAGAGAGGGTATTGAGCTGGGCATCAGGCTGCTGGAGTCGTACACTTGCGTCAAGTTCGTGGAGCCCAGGTTGAAGAGATTCCGAGCCATGGAGTCGTATGTGGAGGTTTCCAACGGCCAGGGAGGATGTAACGCTAGGGCCGGCTTCAATACCACCCCAGGCTTCGTCTCCTACGTCCACCTGCACTCCCCTGAGTGCATACGACGCGTCGGGCACGTCGTACACGAGCTGATGCACGTCCTCGGGTTTTACCACGAGCACCAACGACACGACCGGGACAAACACATCATCGTCGTCTATGACAACATCCTGCCGAGACACGAGTTCAACTTTCGCAAAATGTACTACCAAACATTCGGCCTGCCGTACGACGCGGCGTCCGTCACCCACTACGGCCCTCGAGCGTTTTGCAAGAACTGTTCTAGGGATACGATCGAGGCTCTGCCTGGAGAACACAACGCTCACCAAATGGGACAGAGACTAAACCTCAGTAAGATCGACGTGGCCCGGGTGAACCGACTCTACGACTGTACCGAGATGTACCTAGGAGACGACCTCCCAGGGGCCCTCCCCTACCACCTATGGAGGATGGATAAAAAAAATAGACCCCAGAGTTTTGAAAATAGATACGTTCATCTGAACCACTGA